The Octadecabacter arcticus 238 genome contains a region encoding:
- a CDS encoding efflux RND transporter periplasmic adaptor subunit: MQFLRRSLIGIFLLALTLALFAWAGNTVRLAVQDRMNAEPRSFPQRERVLSVNVVTVTPQTIAPELVVFGELGSTNTFDLRALSSGTVLEISPNFVDGGRVQSGELIVKIDPRDAQSFRDRTAADLRDAQSEVRDAERALVIERDELAAANQQVDLRQQALTRQNDLVTRGVGTAAAVETAELALSGANQAVLSRRQAQADAQARLDQAATGLDRAQLNLADADRGVADTEIRAPFSGTLAEVNISQGVRVTANERLGELVEKDNLEVSFRLSTVQYARLAGADGALGDAAVTVTLEAQDLTLTASGQITRESANVGEGQTGRLLFARLDTAVGLRPGDFVTVTVTEPELRGVAMVPSTAIGSGSSALMLAEGNRLEDVAVVVLRRQGDDVIIRAPALYGQQIVAERSPLLGAGIAVQPIDPNAEAVAPQPPEMITLDDDRRARLIAFVEGSRMPPPVQARVIGQLEQDEVPADVVEDLETRMGT; encoded by the coding sequence ATGCAATTTCTAAGACGCAGCCTGATTGGAATTTTTCTACTGGCCCTGACGCTGGCGCTGTTTGCATGGGCAGGCAATACCGTGCGCCTTGCGGTGCAAGATCGGATGAACGCCGAACCACGCAGCTTTCCACAGCGCGAACGGGTTTTGTCAGTCAATGTCGTGACCGTGACGCCACAAACCATTGCGCCGGAACTGGTGGTCTTTGGCGAACTCGGCAGTACCAACACGTTTGATCTGCGGGCGCTGTCCAGTGGCACCGTGCTTGAAATATCCCCGAACTTTGTTGACGGCGGGCGGGTGCAAAGCGGTGAGCTTATCGTTAAAATTGACCCCCGCGACGCCCAATCTTTCCGTGACCGGACAGCGGCCGACCTGCGCGATGCGCAATCTGAGGTCCGTGATGCTGAACGCGCTTTGGTTATTGAACGTGACGAACTCGCGGCGGCAAATCAACAGGTGGATTTGCGACAGCAGGCCCTGACCCGTCAGAACGACCTTGTGACGCGCGGCGTGGGAACCGCTGCCGCCGTTGAAACCGCAGAACTGGCGCTGTCTGGCGCAAATCAAGCGGTCCTGTCGCGCCGCCAAGCGCAGGCAGATGCGCAGGCCCGTCTGGATCAGGCCGCGACGGGCCTTGATCGCGCACAGCTTAACCTTGCGGACGCTGACCGTGGCGTGGCGGATACCGAAATCCGCGCACCGTTTTCGGGCACCTTGGCAGAAGTCAACATTTCCCAAGGGGTGCGCGTCACCGCAAATGAACGGCTGGGGGAGCTGGTCGAGAAAGACAACCTCGAAGTCTCGTTTCGTCTGTCCACCGTCCAATATGCACGGCTGGCAGGTGCTGACGGCGCGCTTGGCGATGCCGCTGTCACCGTCACGCTTGAGGCGCAGGACCTGACGCTAACCGCGTCCGGCCAAATCACCCGCGAAAGCGCCAATGTCGGCGAAGGTCAGACCGGCCGTTTGTTGTTTGCGCGTCTGGACACCGCCGTTGGTCTGCGCCCCGGGGATTTTGTGACCGTGACCGTGACAGAACCTGAGTTGCGCGGTGTCGCAATGGTGCCATCAACCGCAATTGGATCGGGCAGCAGCGCGCTGATGCTCGCTGAGGGCAACCGCCTTGAGGACGTCGCCGTCGTGGTTTTACGCCGCCAAGGCGATGACGTTATCATTCGCGCACCTGCGCTTTATGGCCAACAAATTGTCGCGGAACGTTCACCGCTTTTGGGCGCTGGCATCGCGGTGCAGCCGATTGATCCCAACGCCGAAGCGGTCGCGCCGCAGCCACCAGAAATGATCACGCTGGATGATGATCGCCGCGCGCGGTTGATCGCCTTTGTCGAAGGGTCGCGGATGCCGCCACCTGTGCAAGCCCGCGTCATTGGCCAGTTGGAACAGGACGAAGTTCCTGCCGATGTGGTTGAAGACCTCGAAACGCGGATGGGGACTTAA
- a CDS encoding efflux RND transporter permease subunit yields the protein MTNGILSYFTRHRTAANLLMVVLLTAGVASYPKMRAQFFPDVIIDNVTVSVQWSGAGAQDVDDAIVQVLQPALLSVEGITNTVSTSSEGSARISLEFSPGWDMAKATEDVQLAVDATSNLPEDADDPTVRRGQWSDRVTDVVITGPVAPEQLGRFADEFAVRLFAQGVTRTTIRGVAAPSTIIEVPSLALIRNDITMADISEAIAQEVTGDPAGDVTGSARVRTGVEKRTADEIEAIVLRTDASGATLTIGDVARVFVEGVDRERAYFVGDNPAITIRVDRAATGDAIKVQQTVEQVAQSYAATLPAGSSIDLIRARAELITGRLNILYQNALLGLAMVVALLFMFLNARTAFWVAAGIPVAMCGAIALMYAAGLTINMISLFALIITLGIVVDDAIVVGEHADYRHRHLGESPAVAAENAAKKMFSPVFSATLTTIIAFFALVVVGGRFGDLIADIPFTVIVVLIASLIECFFILPHHMYKSLAASGGDKWYDAPSRFVNRGFDWMKERAFRPFMAGVIWARYPVMAFAIVLLAVQSASFIRGDVQWRFFNAPEQGSVTGNFAMLPGATREDTLEMMQSIQEVTQIVGAEYEERYGVSPLDYVIAEVGGNSGRGIAGADTKDADQLGAIAIELIDADSRPYSSFAFVAELQERIIQHPMVETVSFRSWASGPGGDDIDVQLFGANSEILKAAAEALKAELAQFGEISAIEDSLAYDKEELILEPTPQGQALGFTIDGLGRVLRNRLGGIEAATYPEGQRSATIRVELPEGELTADFLDRTQMRAESGVYVPLADIVTVQSRTGFSTVSRENGVQLISVTADLTDDDADRAAEIQTLIQDDILPRVQAAYGVSTSLSGLSEQENDFLSDARTGLIFCLTGIFLTLAWVFQSWTRPLVVMAIIPFGLVGTIYGHAAWDVPLSMFTVVGLLGMTGIIINDSIVLVKTIDEYAETRALIPAIIDGVSDRLRPVLLTTLTTVLGLAPLLYEGSSQAEFLKPTVITLVYGLGFGMVLVLFIVPSLMAMQGDVSVQFRSAKRGLSSGSRAIALPSRLAALGTAGLFAAIVAPIMLGGAAWAPLGNLMPMLNANVAAAIGIFLLMTLVWLLLVYIATALSVARARKTA from the coding sequence ATGACAAACGGTATCCTGTCTTATTTCACCCGCCACCGCACCGCCGCCAACCTGTTGATGGTGGTTCTACTGACCGCCGGTGTAGCGTCCTACCCAAAAATGCGGGCGCAGTTTTTTCCCGATGTGATCATCGACAACGTAACCGTGTCCGTGCAGTGGTCCGGTGCAGGCGCACAAGATGTGGACGATGCCATCGTGCAAGTGCTGCAACCCGCCCTGCTGAGCGTTGAAGGCATCACAAACACGGTCTCGACATCGTCTGAAGGCAGCGCGCGTATCAGCTTGGAATTCTCCCCCGGATGGGACATGGCCAAGGCCACCGAAGACGTGCAACTGGCGGTGGATGCAACGTCCAACCTGCCGGAAGACGCCGACGACCCAACCGTGCGGCGCGGCCAATGGTCTGACCGCGTCACAGATGTGGTCATAACCGGCCCCGTTGCGCCAGAACAATTGGGTCGTTTTGCGGATGAATTCGCCGTGCGTCTATTCGCACAAGGCGTCACACGCACGACCATTCGCGGCGTTGCGGCACCGTCCACGATCATCGAAGTCCCCTCGCTTGCGTTGATCCGCAACGACATCACGATGGCCGATATTTCGGAGGCTATCGCACAAGAGGTGACTGGCGATCCCGCTGGCGATGTAACCGGATCTGCCCGCGTTCGGACCGGCGTCGAAAAACGCACCGCCGATGAGATTGAGGCGATTGTTCTGCGAACGGACGCCAGTGGCGCGACCCTGACGATTGGCGATGTCGCGCGGGTGTTTGTTGAGGGTGTCGACCGTGAGCGTGCTTATTTTGTCGGCGACAATCCCGCCATCACCATTCGAGTTGACCGCGCCGCGACGGGCGATGCCATCAAGGTGCAGCAAACCGTTGAACAGGTCGCGCAAAGCTATGCGGCGACGCTGCCTGCTGGGTCCAGTATTGATCTGATCCGTGCGCGCGCCGAATTGATCACGGGGCGCTTGAATATCCTGTATCAAAACGCGCTTCTCGGCCTCGCGATGGTGGTTGCGCTGTTGTTCATGTTCCTGAATGCGCGCACCGCGTTCTGGGTTGCGGCGGGTATTCCTGTGGCAATGTGCGGCGCGATTGCGCTGATGTATGCGGCGGGGTTGACCATCAACATGATATCGCTGTTCGCGCTGATTATCACCTTGGGGATCGTGGTGGACGACGCCATTGTTGTTGGCGAACACGCTGATTACCGCCACCGGCATCTGGGCGAAAGCCCCGCCGTTGCCGCTGAAAATGCTGCGAAAAAGATGTTCAGTCCGGTGTTTTCTGCGACCCTCACGACGATCATCGCGTTCTTTGCGCTGGTGGTTGTTGGTGGGCGGTTCGGCGATTTGATCGCGGATATTCCGTTTACGGTGATCGTGGTCCTTATTGCGTCATTGATCGAATGTTTCTTCATTTTGCCGCACCACATGTACAAATCGCTTGCCGCCAGTGGTGGCGACAAATGGTATGACGCGCCGTCGCGGTTTGTGAACCGTGGTTTTGATTGGATGAAAGAACGCGCGTTCCGCCCCTTCATGGCGGGCGTTATCTGGGCGCGCTATCCGGTCATGGCGTTTGCGATTGTGCTGCTTGCTGTGCAGTCGGCAAGTTTCATTCGTGGCGACGTGCAGTGGCGGTTTTTCAATGCCCCCGAACAGGGCAGCGTGACCGGCAATTTCGCGATGCTGCCCGGTGCGACCCGCGAAGACACGCTTGAGATGATGCAGTCCATTCAAGAGGTCACGCAGATCGTCGGCGCGGAATACGAAGAACGTTATGGCGTCAGCCCGCTCGATTACGTGATCGCCGAAGTTGGTGGCAATTCAGGGCGCGGGATCGCTGGCGCGGACACGAAAGACGCGGATCAATTGGGCGCGATTGCGATTGAACTTATCGATGCAGACAGCCGCCCCTATTCCAGCTTTGCCTTCGTTGCCGAATTGCAGGAACGGATCATCCAACACCCGATGGTGGAAACTGTCAGCTTTCGCAGTTGGGCCAGTGGGCCGGGAGGCGATGACATTGACGTGCAGCTTTTTGGCGCGAATTCAGAGATCCTTAAGGCCGCAGCTGAGGCGCTAAAGGCAGAGCTGGCGCAATTCGGTGAAATTTCAGCGATCGAGGATTCGCTGGCCTATGACAAAGAGGAATTGATTCTTGAGCCGACACCGCAAGGTCAGGCGCTTGGCTTTACCATCGACGGGTTGGGCCGCGTGTTGCGCAACCGTCTTGGCGGGATCGAAGCGGCCACCTACCCCGAAGGCCAACGGTCTGCGACAATCCGTGTCGAACTGCCCGAAGGCGAACTGACCGCCGATTTCCTTGATCGCACCCAGATGCGCGCGGAGTCAGGTGTTTATGTGCCCTTGGCCGACATTGTGACCGTCCAATCGCGCACCGGCTTTTCCACCGTCAGCCGCGAAAATGGCGTGCAGCTGATTTCGGTGACTGCCGATCTCACGGACGATGATGCAGACCGTGCCGCAGAAATCCAGACATTGATCCAAGATGATATTCTGCCACGGGTTCAGGCCGCCTACGGGGTTTCAACGTCTTTGTCGGGCCTCAGCGAACAGGAAAATGATTTCCTAAGCGATGCGCGTACCGGATTGATCTTTTGTCTGACGGGCATTTTCCTAACGCTGGCATGGGTTTTCCAAAGCTGGACGCGGCCCCTTGTGGTCATGGCGATCATCCCATTCGGTCTGGTCGGCACCATATACGGCCATGCGGCGTGGGATGTGCCACTATCGATGTTTACCGTGGTCGGATTGCTTGGCATGACGGGGATCATCATCAACGATTCAATCGTATTGGTGAAAACCATCGATGAATACGCTGAAACCCGCGCGTTGATACCGGCGATCATTGACGGGGTCAGCGACCGGTTGCGCCCTGTGTTGCTGACAACATTGACCACCGTTCTTGGCCTTGCGCCGTTGCTATATGAAGGGTCAAGCCAAGCGGAGTTCCTGAAACCGACCGTCATCACACTGGTCTATGGTTTGGGCTTTGGCATGGTGCTTGTTTTGTTCATCGTGCCGTCGCTGATGGCGATGCAGGGCGATGTCAGCGTGCAGTTTCGGTCCGCAAAACGTGGGCTTTCCAGCGGGTCGCGCGCCATTGCTTTACCAAGCCGACTTGCCGCTCTGGGCACCGCCGGATTGTTTGCAGCCATTGTCGCACCGATCATGTTGGGCGGTGCGGCATGGGCGCCCTTGGGCAACCTAATGCCGATGCTTAATGCTAACGTGGCCGCGGCAATCGGGATATTCTTGTTGATGACACTCGTGTGGCTGTTGCTGGTTTATATCGCCACGGCACTGTCCGTCGCGCGGGCACGCAAGACGGCCTAG
- a CDS encoding protein-disulfide reductase DsbD domain-containing protein encodes MTYRIFTTVLALFMASPVLADPADGIVQLDVLSGWRTENGTHMAGLQLRLAPGWKTYWRSPGDGGIPPRFGWQGSQNVAAAAFHWPVPEVFDQNGMRSIGYTNVVVIPVELSLSDPSAPAQLRGQIQIGVCEDICVPVLLDFDELLPAGGARDPVIVAALLDRPMTEGEAGVGAVTCAIDPSEDGLRLTTRVDMAPTGGDEAVVIEAGDQQVWVSQPQTWREGNALFSRSDMIHVNGGGFALNRSDVRITVLAGGKAVDIRGCDAAQ; translated from the coding sequence ATGACATACCGAATTTTTACAACAGTTCTTGCGCTTTTCATGGCGTCGCCCGTTTTGGCTGACCCTGCGGATGGTATCGTTCAGCTTGACGTGTTGAGCGGCTGGCGCACAGAAAACGGCACCCATATGGCGGGCCTGCAGCTGCGACTTGCGCCGGGTTGGAAGACCTATTGGCGCTCGCCCGGCGACGGTGGCATCCCTCCACGGTTTGGCTGGCAAGGGTCGCAGAACGTAGCTGCGGCAGCGTTTCACTGGCCTGTGCCCGAAGTGTTTGACCAGAACGGGATGCGATCCATCGGCTATACCAATGTCGTCGTCATTCCGGTTGAATTGTCGTTGAGCGATCCAAGCGCGCCCGCTCAGTTGCGGGGGCAAATCCAGATTGGCGTTTGCGAAGATATTTGCGTGCCGGTGCTGTTAGATTTTGATGAGCTTCTGCCCGCGGGTGGGGCGCGTGATCCGGTGATCGTTGCCGCACTGCTCGACCGACCGATGACCGAAGGCGAAGCAGGCGTTGGCGCGGTGACATGTGCCATTGACCCAAGCGAAGATGGTCTGCGCCTGACGACCCGTGTCGATATGGCCCCCACTGGCGGCGATGAAGCCGTGGTGATCGAGGCGGGTGATCAACAAGTCTGGGTGTCACAGCCACAGACTTGGCGTGAGGGCAACGCGCTGTTTTCGCGATCCGACATGATCCACGTCAACGGCGGCGGATTTGCGCTAAACCGGTCAGATGTGCGCATTACAGTTCTGGCTGGGGGCAAGGCTGTCGACATTCGCGGCTGCGACGCTGCGCAGTAG
- a CDS encoding acyl-CoA dehydrogenase has product MPYRSPITDFRFIMDHVVGFDQVAATERFVDATPDMCDAILTEAAKLSDEVLAPLQKSGDQHPAVLENGVVRTSPGFGDGFKAIAEGGWIGISASPKNGGMGLPLTLATTVNDMMAGACLSLQLNPLMCQGQIEALEHHASDAIKDLYLPKLISGEWAGTMNLTEPQAGSDVGALRSKAEPNDDGSYAISGQKIYISWADNDFTENVCHLVLARLPDGVAGTKGISLFMVPKLIPDADGNPGERNDLRVVSLEHKMGLHGSPTAVMEYAGAKGWLVGEKHAGLAAMFTMMNNARLGVATQGIGVAEAAYQHALAYAMDRKQGKAGGTGTIAEHADVRRMLASMKADIFTARAISLANAVAIDMSNATGDAGWKARAALLTPISKAFGTDIGVEITSTGIQTHGGMGFIEETGAAQYARDVRVTTIYEGTNGIQAMDLVARKMMDGGDAAFALLDEIEAAAEAAKAAMPDLAEPVWQAAETLRETTEWLVTQDMTDRLAGAVPYLRAFARVLGGHYHLTAALQGDGTRKRLATFYIKRILPEHAGLLTHVREGGDDLMAITLDDLVA; this is encoded by the coding sequence ATGCCCTATCGTTCACCAATCACCGATTTCCGCTTTATTATGGACCATGTCGTGGGCTTCGACCAAGTCGCCGCGACGGAACGGTTCGTCGACGCCACACCTGATATGTGTGACGCGATCCTGACTGAAGCCGCAAAGCTGAGTGATGAGGTCTTGGCCCCGTTGCAAAAGTCGGGCGATCAGCATCCGGCGGTTCTGGAAAACGGCGTTGTGCGCACGTCGCCGGGATTTGGTGACGGGTTCAAAGCTATTGCCGAAGGTGGCTGGATTGGCATTTCAGCCTCCCCCAAAAATGGTGGGATGGGCTTGCCGCTGACGCTGGCCACCACGGTGAACGACATGATGGCGGGCGCGTGCCTGTCGCTGCAACTGAACCCGCTGATGTGCCAAGGCCAAATCGAAGCGCTGGAACACCACGCCAGCGACGCGATCAAAGACTTATACTTGCCAAAACTGATTTCCGGTGAATGGGCCGGAACCATGAACCTGACTGAACCGCAGGCAGGGTCTGACGTTGGCGCGTTGCGCTCAAAGGCGGAACCCAACGACGATGGCAGCTACGCAATCTCCGGTCAGAAAATATATATCTCATGGGCTGACAACGATTTCACTGAAAACGTCTGCCATCTTGTGCTTGCACGGTTGCCGGACGGCGTTGCGGGCACGAAAGGTATCAGCCTGTTCATGGTTCCGAAACTGATCCCCGACGCAGATGGAAATCCAGGCGAGCGCAATGACCTGCGTGTCGTCAGTCTGGAACATAAGATGGGCCTGCACGGATCGCCCACAGCGGTGATGGAATACGCGGGCGCCAAGGGCTGGTTGGTCGGCGAAAAACACGCAGGGCTGGCCGCGATGTTCACGATGATGAACAACGCCCGCCTTGGCGTTGCGACGCAAGGTATCGGTGTGGCGGAAGCTGCGTATCAGCATGCGCTGGCCTACGCGATGGACCGCAAACAAGGCAAAGCTGGCGGCACTGGCACTATTGCCGAACACGCCGATGTGCGCCGCATGCTGGCGTCAATGAAGGCTGACATTTTCACCGCCCGCGCAATTTCGCTGGCCAATGCGGTTGCGATCGACATGTCCAACGCAACAGGTGACGCGGGATGGAAAGCGCGGGCAGCGTTGCTGACCCCGATCTCAAAGGCGTTCGGAACCGATATCGGCGTCGAGATCACATCGACGGGCATCCAGACCCACGGCGGCATGGGCTTCATTGAGGAAACCGGCGCTGCGCAATACGCCCGCGACGTTCGCGTCACCACAATTTACGAGGGCACCAACGGTATCCAAGCCATGGACCTTGTGGCGCGCAAAATGATGGACGGCGGTGACGCGGCCTTCGCCCTTCTTGATGAAATAGAAGCCGCTGCAGAAGCCGCCAAAGCCGCAATGCCCGATTTGGCCGAACCGGTTTGGCAAGCCGCAGAAACACTGCGCGAAACAACCGAATGGCTGGTCACGCAGGATATGACCGACCGGTTAGCAGGCGCAGTTCCCTACCTGCGTGCCTTTGCGCGTGTCCTTGGCGGGCACTACCATCTCACCGCTGCGCTGCAGGGCGACGGGACGCGCAAGCGCCTCGCGACATTCTACATCAAACGCATTCTTCCCGAACACGCGGGCCTTCTGACGCATGTGCGCGAGGGCGGCGATGATTTGATGGCGATCACGCTAGACGATCTAGTTGCCTGA
- a CDS encoding YqgE/AlgH family protein, which produces MTDTTDLTGKLLIAMPDMGDPRFDRAVIFICAHSADGAMGLIVNKPAPDVRFSDLLEQLSIDEGDQTTDVRIHFGGPVETGRGFVLHTSDYKLGAGTMEVAGGFAMTATLDILEDIATGGGPKRSMLGLGYTGWGPGQLESELVKNGWLVCDATDDILFGRAAEHKWTAALKVLGVNPLMLSASGGSA; this is translated from the coding sequence ATGACAGATACCACCGACCTTACTGGCAAACTATTAATTGCAATGCCCGACATGGGGGATCCGCGTTTTGATCGCGCGGTGATCTTCATCTGCGCGCATTCGGCGGACGGCGCGATGGGGCTGATCGTCAACAAACCTGCGCCTGACGTGCGGTTTTCTGACCTTTTGGAACAGCTGTCGATCGACGAGGGCGACCAAACCACGGATGTGCGCATTCACTTCGGCGGACCCGTTGAAACAGGTCGCGGATTTGTATTGCACACGTCTGATTACAAATTGGGCGCTGGCACCATGGAGGTTGCGGGCGGGTTCGCAATGACAGCCACACTTGATATCCTTGAGGACATCGCGACAGGCGGTGGGCCGAAACGGTCAATGCTGGGACTTGGCTACACAGGCTGGGGTCCGGGGCAGCTTGAAAGCGAATTGGTCAAGAACGGCTGGTTGGTGTGTGACGCGACAGATGACATCCTGTTCGGGCGTGCGGCTGAACATAAATGGACTGCCGCGCTCAAGGTTCTTGGCGTTAACCCGTTGATGTTGTCGGCGTCCGGTGGGTCGGCCTAG
- a CDS encoding uracil-DNA glycosylase: MESGMEFWTAKALLDWQVEMGCDEAIGDEPVDRYALKDVKPAPKPVQAPSTLASAPPPVATPAPEVDQISAARDAANAAQDLAALRAAMATFEGCALKPVARNLVFSGGIAGAPVMIIADAPDRDDDRAGEMFAGRTGALLDKMLAAIGLGRSGDAPIYAAPVLPWNPPQNRDPDAEEMAMMLPFLQRHITLAAPKILILMGNGPCQALLGRSGMTRLHGSWADVQIGSASLPAIPMFAPSYLLTTPSAKREAWGDLLSLKARLKDLS, encoded by the coding sequence ATGGAATCGGGTATGGAATTTTGGACGGCCAAGGCGCTGCTCGACTGGCAGGTCGAAATGGGCTGTGATGAGGCGATTGGTGATGAACCCGTCGACCGCTACGCGTTGAAGGACGTTAAACCTGCGCCCAAACCCGTCCAAGCACCGTCCACACTGGCGTCCGCCCCACCGCCTGTTGCCACCCCTGCACCCGAAGTCGACCAGATCAGCGCCGCGCGCGATGCCGCAAATGCGGCCCAAGACCTGGCTGCATTGCGTGCGGCCATGGCCACGTTTGAGGGATGCGCGCTCAAGCCCGTCGCGCGCAATCTGGTCTTTTCGGGTGGTATTGCAGGCGCACCCGTTATGATCATAGCCGACGCACCCGACCGCGATGATGACCGCGCCGGAGAAATGTTTGCAGGACGCACCGGCGCATTGCTGGACAAAATGCTGGCCGCCATCGGGTTGGGACGCAGCGGTGACGCGCCAATATACGCAGCCCCCGTTTTGCCTTGGAACCCACCACAAAACCGTGATCCCGATGCAGAAGAAATGGCGATGATGCTGCCATTCCTACAACGCCACATTACACTCGCCGCGCCTAAAATTTTGATCTTGATGGGCAATGGCCCCTGTCAGGCGCTGCTTGGAAGAAGTGGCATGACCCGTCTGCACGGCAGCTGGGCCGATGTTCAGATCGGGTCGGCCAGCTTGCCAGCGATCCCGATGTTCGCGCCATCCTATCTATTGACCACCCCATCAGCAAAACGCGAAGCCTGGGGTGATCTGTTGTCCCTCAAGGCCCGCCTGAAAGACCTATCATGA
- a CDS encoding L-threonylcarbamoyladenylate synthase, translating to MNNLTTRIFATDQAELDAAARVLAGGGLVAFPTETVYGLGVDARNSDAVARLYQAKGRPSFNPLIVHVGSIEAAKQFVEFDHTALVLAQAFWPGALTLVLPLRRDSAISPLVTAGLETLAIRVPDHSVANGLLAAFGGPVAAPSANPSGQVSPTKFAHVRDLMTGRIDGIVDGGDCGVGLESTIVATKPTPTLLRAGGLPVEAIEAALGYDLALAGDTSAPSSPGQLASHYAPAGTVRLNAQTVEAGETLLGFGPVDAALNLSPSGDLIHAAARLFDALHQLNAMGAARIAVSPIPDHGLGRAINDRLRRAAAPR from the coding sequence ATGAATAATTTGACCACGCGCATCTTTGCGACCGATCAGGCTGAACTGGACGCCGCAGCGCGTGTTTTGGCAGGCGGTGGGCTTGTCGCGTTTCCGACAGAAACGGTCTACGGGCTGGGCGTTGATGCGCGCAACAGTGATGCTGTTGCGCGGCTTTATCAGGCAAAAGGCCGGCCAAGTTTTAATCCGCTCATCGTGCATGTCGGATCAATCGAAGCAGCAAAGCAGTTTGTTGAGTTTGACCACACGGCCTTGGTATTGGCGCAGGCTTTTTGGCCCGGTGCACTGACACTGGTGCTGCCATTGCGCCGTGACAGCGCAATATCGCCGCTGGTGACGGCAGGTCTGGAAACTCTGGCAATCCGGGTGCCGGATCACAGCGTTGCGAACGGGTTGCTGGCTGCGTTTGGCGGGCCTGTTGCAGCACCATCGGCCAACCCGTCAGGGCAGGTGAGCCCGACCAAATTTGCCCATGTGCGCGACCTGATGACAGGCCGGATCGATGGTATCGTCGACGGGGGCGATTGTGGTGTTGGGTTGGAATCCACGATTGTTGCGACAAAACCAACACCGACGTTGCTGCGCGCAGGTGGTCTTCCGGTTGAGGCGATAGAGGCAGCGTTGGGATATGACCTTGCCCTTGCAGGCGACACGTCCGCGCCGTCGTCGCCGGGTCAATTGGCGTCACATTATGCACCGGCGGGCACGGTGCGGCTGAACGCGCAAACAGTCGAGGCGGGCGAGACGCTGTTGGGCTTTGGCCCAGTTGACGCGGCGCTAAACCTGTCCCCGTCGGGTGATTTGATACACGCTGCGGCACGTTTGTTTGATGCGTTGCATCAATTGAACGCGATGGGGGCTGCGCGGATTGCCGTGTCGCCGATCCCCGATCACGGACTTGGTCGCGCGATCAATGATCGATTGCGGCGCGCGGCTGCACCCCGCTAG
- the moaB gene encoding molybdenum cofactor biosynthesis protein B, whose protein sequence is MTLDESRTFIPVRIAILSVSDTRSLTDDRSGQTLVDRLTDAGHTLADRKMLRDERDQIADQLRAWCADPDIDVILTTGGTGLTGRDVTVEAHRDVYEKEIDAFGTVFTMISMQKIGTSAVQSRATGGVANGTYLFALPGSTGACKDAWDEILVKQLDYRHRPCNFVEILPRLDEHQRRK, encoded by the coding sequence ATGACCCTTGACGAAAGCCGCACATTTATCCCTGTTCGCATCGCGATACTGAGCGTCAGCGACACCCGCAGCCTGACTGATGACAGATCAGGCCAGACGCTGGTGGATCGCCTGACGGACGCGGGCCACACCCTTGCGGATCGCAAAATGTTGCGCGACGAACGCGACCAGATTGCTGACCAGCTGCGGGCGTGGTGCGCTGATCCGGACATCGACGTGATTTTGACGACGGGCGGTACCGGACTGACGGGGCGCGATGTCACTGTCGAAGCCCACCGCGACGTCTATGAAAAAGAGATCGACGCCTTCGGCACGGTGTTCACGATGATTTCAATGCAAAAGATCGGCACCAGCGCTGTTCAATCGCGGGCAACGGGCGGTGTAGCCAACGGCACCTATCTGTTTGCCCTGCCCGGCAGCACCGGCGCGTGCAAGGATGCGTGGGATGAAATTTTGGTCAAACAGCTCGATTATCGGCACCGGCCTTGCAATTTTGTCGAAATATTGCCGCGTTTGGATGAACATCAGCGACGGAAATAA